Proteins encoded by one window of Candidatus Omnitrophota bacterium:
- a CDS encoding GNAT family N-acetyltransferase: MLNITARIVDSVSKIKRDDWDAVFKDAPEGYPFYELLESSCLREFSFHYLILSEGDGIVFIAPLFIADFNLDIAAGKFIAGGIQLLRRIFPRLLVVKTLFCGSPFGENGVAGVRDSFEHKNELIAELVKGIEGFCQEKKIPLILFKDFLPKETLFLDALLPYRFFKVKSFPCAVTQLGCFSSFDDYLSSLGSATRKNLRREIKKAYSTAEISVKAVDCVGEIIEDIYRLYLNTYGAGMTKFEKLTPQFFLNAGKEMPGQAKFFLYYVNGRLAAFNLCFVYPDLFIDKFIGFDYDISQQVHLYYLSWCYNVEWCLKHKISSYQTGQTDYGAKLKLGAKLIPLYAYLRHNSRAINAILALLAKFLNPEKSDALLKDKL, translated from the coding sequence ATGCTAAACATTACCGCTCGTATTGTAGATTCTGTCAGTAAAATAAAAAGGGATGATTGGGATGCGGTTTTTAAAGATGCGCCCGAAGGATACCCTTTCTATGAACTCTTAGAAAGTTCCTGCCTGCGGGAATTTAGTTTCCATTATCTTATTTTATCTGAAGGAGACGGCATTGTTTTTATTGCGCCTTTATTCATTGCCGATTTTAACCTGGATATTGCTGCAGGTAAGTTTATCGCAGGCGGCATCCAACTCCTGCGCAGAATTTTCCCGCGTTTACTCGTGGTCAAGACGCTGTTCTGCGGTTCTCCTTTCGGAGAGAATGGCGTGGCGGGTGTCAGGGATTCTTTTGAGCATAAAAATGAGCTGATTGCAGAGTTAGTTAAAGGGATAGAAGGCTTTTGCCAGGAAAAGAAGATACCTTTGATTCTCTTTAAAGATTTCCTACCAAAAGAAACTCTGTTTCTGGATGCGCTCCTGCCTTATAGGTTTTTTAAAGTAAAGAGTTTTCCCTGCGCGGTGACACAACTAGGGTGTTTTTCTTCTTTTGACGATTACCTATCCAGCCTGGGCAGCGCTACCAGAAAGAACCTGCGCCGGGAAATCAAAAAAGCTTATTCTACGGCAGAGATTAGCGTTAAGGCAGTAGATTGCGTTGGTGAAATAATAGAAGATATCTACCGGCTTTACCTGAATACTTACGGCGCGGGAATGACCAAATTCGAGAAGCTCACCCCGCAGTTTTTCTTAAACGCAGGCAAGGAGATGCCTGGGCAGGCTAAATTTTTTCTCTATTATGTAAATGGAAGGTTGGCCGCCTTTAATCTCTGTTTCGTATATCCGGATTTATTTATTGATAAATTCATCGGTTTTGATTATGATATATCCCAACAGGTACACCTTTATTATCTGAGCTGGTGTTATAATGTAGAGTGGTGCCTGAAGCACAAGATAAGTTCGTATCAGACCGGCCAGACTGATTACGGGGCAAAGTTAAAACTGGGGGCAAAACTTATCCCGCTCTACGCTTACCTTAGGCATAACAGCCGCGCAATCAATGCAATCCTGGCTTTATTGGCTAAATTCCTTAATCCGGAAAAATCTGACGCACTGTTAAAAGATAAACTTTGA
- a CDS encoding aminotransferase class III-fold pyridoxal phosphate-dependent enzyme — MNYKEKVAQKPKRTRIDELLQLESEYCSWGDTVHYAEKLNIFDRAEGIYLYDQDGGEYLDLQMWYSAANFGYKNPRLNEALKKQIDKLPQLACQYLHEEKIRLATKLSRRISTIFEEKGRVHFNVGGSAAVEDSLKIVRGHTGRNLMFAFMGGYHGRTLAASAITSSYRYRERFGHFSDRAWFIPYPYCFRCSYEKKRDFCDLYCLKQFEKLFETEYHSASNHKTGRSEFGAFYIEPVQGTGGYVVPPQEYFSGLKEILERHNILMVDDEIQMGFFRTGKFWAIEHFNVAPDIIVFGKAMTNGLNPLSGIWAKEKLISPNVFPPGSTHSTFSSNPLGTAVGLETLNLIDESNFAVEVPKKGEYFVSRLRKLTKKYPQVGHVGGLGLAIRIEMCQKDSFTPNKELTDAVTNIGLSGTLSVGGKKRGLVLDVGGYYKNVFTLAPSLYISQDEIDLAVDLFEEALSRALKKS; from the coding sequence ATGAATTATAAAGAGAAGGTAGCGCAAAAGCCCAAGAGGACTAGGATTGATGAGCTTCTGCAATTGGAGTCAGAGTATTGTTCCTGGGGCGATACGGTCCACTACGCGGAAAAATTAAATATCTTTGACCGCGCCGAAGGCATATATCTATATGACCAGGATGGCGGGGAATACCTTGACCTGCAGATGTGGTATTCTGCCGCTAATTTCGGGTATAAAAATCCGAGATTAAACGAGGCCCTGAAAAAACAAATAGACAAACTCCCGCAGCTGGCCTGCCAGTATCTCCATGAAGAAAAAATCCGGCTGGCGACAAAGCTCTCCCGGAGAATCAGCACGATTTTTGAAGAAAAAGGCAGGGTGCATTTTAATGTGGGCGGTTCGGCTGCCGTAGAGGATTCACTTAAGATCGTCCGGGGCCATACGGGCAGAAATTTGATGTTTGCATTTATGGGCGGTTATCACGGCCGGACCCTGGCGGCTTCAGCTATTACATCAAGCTACAGGTACAGAGAGAGGTTCGGCCATTTTTCCGATAGGGCATGGTTTATACCTTACCCTTATTGTTTTCGGTGTTCCTATGAAAAGAAAAGGGATTTCTGCGATTTGTATTGCCTCAAGCAATTTGAAAAATTATTTGAAACCGAATACCATTCTGCTTCAAATCATAAAACAGGCAGGAGCGAATTCGGGGCTTTTTATATTGAGCCCGTACAGGGCACGGGCGGTTACGTGGTGCCTCCCCAGGAATATTTTTCCGGCCTCAAAGAAATCCTGGAGAGGCACAATATACTCATGGTAGACGATGAAATTCAGATGGGTTTCTTCAGGACAGGAAAATTCTGGGCCATTGAACATTTTAATGTGGCTCCGGATATCATTGTTTTCGGTAAGGCCATGACCAACGGACTCAACCCTTTATCGGGCATCTGGGCAAAAGAAAAATTAATTTCACCCAATGTATTCCCTCCCGGTTCAACACACTCCACATTTTCTTCCAATCCCTTGGGCACGGCAGTGGGCCTTGAGACATTGAACCTAATAGATGAGTCCAATTTTGCAGTAGAGGTGCCTAAAAAAGGCGAGTATTTTGTATCCAGGCTGCGTAAGCTTACAAAAAAATACCCTCAAGTCGGCCATGTAGGGGGGCTGGGCCTGGCTATAAGAATAGAAATGTGCCAGAAAGACAGTTTTACCCCTAACAAAGAACTTACTGATGCCGTCACTAATATAGGTTTAAGCGGCACGTTGAGTGTAGGAGGTAAAAAGAGGGGCCTCGTACTCGATGTGGGCGGTTATTATAAGAATGTTTTTACTCTAGCGCCTTCCTTATATATCAGCCAGGATGAAATAGACCTGGCAGTCGATCTTTTTGAAGAGGCCCTCTCGAGGGCACTTAAAAAATCCTAA
- a CDS encoding MtnX-like HAD-IB family phosphatase, whose amino-acid sequence MRNIRLPYLSQCMVFFDFDNTITLSDILDDIIEHFSINTEWIALENAWKRHEIGSQACLEGQLRSVRVTKKGLLEYLSRIRIDPHFYNFFNMLKREKIKPIILSDNFTFIIETILRNNGIRGIKVYANSLKFHKDRIIPSFPYANKRCLRCAHCKKKNLLRKNIRDKIIIYIGDGLSDVCPAECSDILFAKESLLNYFRKNKRLCLAFNNLEDITGYFRGLEI is encoded by the coding sequence GTGCGTAATATCAGGCTTCCTTATTTATCGCAGTGCATGGTCTTTTTTGATTTTGATAATACCATCACCCTTTCCGACATATTGGATGATATCATAGAGCATTTTTCCATCAATACCGAATGGATAGCCCTGGAGAATGCCTGGAAGAGGCACGAGATAGGTTCGCAGGCTTGTTTAGAAGGGCAGTTACGCTCGGTCAGGGTGACCAAGAAAGGTTTATTAGAATATCTCTCCCGGATCAGGATTGACCCGCATTTTTATAATTTCTTCAATATGTTGAAAAGGGAGAAGATAAAACCGATTATCTTAAGCGATAATTTTACCTTTATCATAGAGACTATCCTGCGTAATAACGGGATAAGGGGGATAAAGGTGTATGCTAACAGCTTGAAATTCCATAAAGACAGGATTATTCCTTCGTTCCCTTACGCCAATAAGCGTTGCCTGCGCTGCGCCCACTGCAAAAAGAAAAACTTGCTTAGGAAGAATATTAGAGATAAAATTATTATTTATATAGGAGACGGGCTTTCCGATGTCTGCCCCGCAGAGTGTTCGGATATATTGTTTGCCAAGGAGAGCTTGTTGAATTACTTTAGAAAAAATAAAAGGCTTTGCCTGGCGTTTAATAACTTAGAGGATATTACCGGTTATTTCAGGGGGTTAGAGATATGA
- a CDS encoding ABC transporter permease — protein MTVQNLKRIKALAWKEFIQIKRDPRSLSMALAIPIFLLLIFGYGLSLDIDHVRTIVWNQDGSQFSRDFLLNFKNSKYFEIIGYTDNYRDIEHKIDSGDILMALIIPKDFSHYIRSGKTAPLQLIVDGSDANTATIAMGYVRSVVAKYNVDLLTSALAQHGLKQAKTLDARSRIWFNMGLVSTWFIIPGVIAMIIMIIAALLSSLTVAREWERGTMEQLISTPVKAPELIIGKFIPYFTIGFFDLVIGVIMARFLFGVPFRGSYLLLIILSSLFLTGALSQGILISVVARTQLMASQLASLTTMIPTMLLSGFIYPIFNMPKAIQAVTYLVPARYYIVILRELFLKGGTIRTMWDEAVFLLLFASVMLTFAVRKFRKKVA, from the coding sequence ATGACCGTTCAGAATCTAAAAAGAATTAAGGCTTTAGCCTGGAAGGAATTTATCCAGATTAAGCGCGATCCGAGGTCGCTATCAATGGCATTAGCGATTCCGATATTCCTGCTTTTGATTTTCGGCTACGGGCTCTCTCTGGATATTGACCACGTGCGCACCATCGTCTGGAACCAGGACGGCTCGCAGTTTAGCCGCGATTTTCTGCTTAATTTTAAAAATTCCAAGTATTTTGAAATAATCGGCTATACCGATAACTACCGCGATATTGAGCATAAGATTGACAGCGGAGATATATTGATGGCGCTGATCATACCTAAAGATTTTTCACATTATATCAGGTCCGGAAAAACTGCGCCTTTGCAATTGATTGTGGACGGAAGCGATGCCAATACCGCGACTATAGCCATGGGCTATGTGCGCTCGGTAGTCGCCAAATATAATGTCGACCTTTTAACTAGCGCGCTCGCACAGCACGGCCTTAAACAGGCCAAAACGTTGGATGCCCGTTCCAGGATCTGGTTTAATATGGGCCTAGTCAGCACCTGGTTTATTATTCCCGGCGTCATCGCCATGATTATTATGATTATTGCGGCACTGCTCAGTTCCTTAACTGTAGCCAGGGAATGGGAGAGGGGCACCATGGAGCAATTAATTTCCACTCCCGTAAAGGCCCCGGAACTGATCATCGGTAAATTCATCCCCTATTTTACTATCGGGTTCTTTGACCTGGTAATAGGCGTGATTATGGCCAGATTTTTGTTTGGCGTGCCTTTTCGGGGCAGCTATCTTTTGCTGATTATTTTAAGTTCATTATTTTTAACCGGGGCATTGTCGCAGGGGATATTAATCTCGGTAGTTGCCCGGACGCAATTGATGGCTAGCCAGCTGGCCAGCCTGACCACCATGATACCGACTATGCTTCTCTCGGGGTTTATTTACCCGATTTTTAATATGCCCAAGGCAATCCAGGCAGTTACTTATCTTGTTCCTGCGCGTTATTACATCGTGATATTAAGAGAGTTATTTTTAAAAGGCGGCACGATACGCACGATGTGGGATGAGGCGGTTTTCCTTTTGTTATTTGCCTCTGTGATGTTGACTTTTGCGGTAAGGAAATTCAGGAAAAAGGTGGCTTAA
- a CDS encoding efflux RND transporter periplasmic adaptor subunit, giving the protein MKKKIKFMIIAGVLIIAVLAAGVFILKERGANGKIIKASGIIEGDDVRISFRVQGQIEELLSDEGMVIKKGDIVARLNKDELSKVKAEAEAALKLAEYQYKLDYDDYIRAENLLKAGAISAQKRDAARTQMDTDSANIKQLRASLELANTKLGWADLASPLDGYVLVKSALAGEVVQPGAPVFTAVNLDNIWVTAYINEYDLGKVKLGQKAYVETDTYRGKKYSGRVSFISSQAEFTPKYIQTNEERVKYVYRIKVRADNSSLDLKPGMPADAYIILE; this is encoded by the coding sequence ATGAAGAAAAAAATAAAGTTTATGATTATAGCCGGAGTTTTGATTATCGCTGTTTTAGCCGCAGGAGTTTTTATCTTAAAAGAGAGGGGCGCTAACGGTAAGATTATCAAAGCTTCGGGTATCATCGAAGGCGATGATGTGCGCATATCCTTTCGGGTGCAGGGGCAAATCGAGGAACTCTTGAGCGATGAAGGCATGGTGATCAAAAAAGGCGATATTGTCGCCCGGCTGAACAAGGACGAACTGAGCAAAGTCAAGGCCGAGGCAGAAGCAGCGCTGAAGCTTGCCGAATACCAGTATAAACTCGATTACGATGACTATATAAGAGCTGAAAACCTCCTCAAGGCAGGGGCAATCTCCGCACAGAAGCGCGATGCAGCCAGGACCCAGATGGATACTGATTCCGCCAATATCAAACAGCTACGCGCTTCTCTGGAATTGGCGAATACGAAATTAGGCTGGGCAGACCTGGCCAGCCCCCTGGATGGCTACGTACTGGTTAAGAGCGCTCTGGCCGGAGAGGTAGTACAACCGGGTGCCCCGGTTTTTACTGCCGTAAATTTGGATAATATCTGGGTTACTGCTTATATCAACGAGTATGATTTAGGCAAAGTAAAATTAGGCCAGAAGGCCTACGTAGAAACAGATACTTATCGCGGCAAAAAATATAGTGGCCGGGTTTCTTTTATATCCAGCCAGGCAGAATTCACTCCTAAATACATCCAGACTAACGAAGAAAGAGTAAAGTATGTTTATAGGATAAAGGTTAGGGCGGATAATTCCAGCCTGGATTTAAAACCCGGCATGCCCGCAGACGCTTACATAATACTCGAGTAA
- a CDS encoding AsmA family protein has protein sequence MKILRRLIISLGIVFIALVILLIAVFSIVKHLRIKEIVESKIEETLGIKVTIDKIEFSPLLTHIAVKGITVHNPAGFPQEELAYLDYIHLVFDPWEVLIRKKPDIYLFAMDLKQLNIVKNKGGKINIDGIVSPKKEDAGDEPDFYFDIVVLSIGDVKYTDYTAKPPKEYKYHIGIKNTAFVGLKDENAVVKMAIYKAIENTEIGKLLDLTFVQLLSQIKGTADAAWGTAKTGARDAWGIATLPFKLLFSKD, from the coding sequence ATGAAAATTTTAAGAAGGCTGATTATTTCTCTGGGGATAGTTTTTATTGCCCTGGTTATTCTTTTAATCGCCGTTTTTTCTATTGTGAAGCACCTCAGGATAAAGGAGATAGTCGAGAGTAAAATAGAAGAGACCCTGGGGATCAAAGTTACCATAGATAAAATAGAGTTTTCGCCGCTTCTGACCCATATCGCCGTAAAAGGGATAACCGTGCATAATCCCGCAGGCTTCCCGCAAGAGGAGCTTGCCTATCTAGATTATATCCACCTGGTGTTTGACCCCTGGGAAGTCCTGATCCGTAAAAAACCCGATATTTATCTTTTTGCCATGGACTTAAAACAGTTGAATATCGTCAAAAATAAGGGGGGTAAGATAAATATAGACGGGATTGTTTCCCCTAAAAAAGAAGACGCCGGCGATGAGCCGGATTTTTATTTTGATATCGTGGTCTTGAGTATCGGCGATGTAAAATATACGGATTATACCGCCAAACCCCCGAAAGAATATAAATATCATATAGGAATAAAAAATACGGCATTTGTCGGCCTGAAGGATGAAAATGCGGTAGTGAAGATGGCTATTTATAAAGCAATAGAGAATACCGAGATCGGAAAATTGCTTGACCTTACCTTTGTGCAGCTTCTTTCACAGATAAAAGGCACAGCAGATGCTGCTTGGGGCACGGCAAAGACCGGAGCAAGGGATGCCTGGGGGATCGCTACCTTGCCCTTTAAGCTGCTTTTTAGCAAAGACTAG
- a CDS encoding ABC transporter ATP-binding protein: protein MSPDNNIAVSVQNLEKKFGDFTAVNRINFEVNKGEIFGFLGPNGAGKSTTIRMLCGIISPTSGSGRVGGFDIIKEQHKIKEHIGYMSQKFSLYNDLTVEENINFYSGIYKIPRKEKKERFEATIRTAGLEGMESSLTATLAGGWKQRLALGCALLHKPKIIFLDEPTSGVDPITRANFWGIIKQLAGLGVTVFITTHYMDEAENTNRMVLIYRGTIIAQGSPREMKTKYMKDEVLEIAIANSQDWLDRVSKIEGVKEAALFGATIHTVVYDSKKAIPAIEGFLQKEKAGDFTVNKIMPSLEDVFVSSIEEYDRSESKKN, encoded by the coding sequence ATGAGCCCCGATAATAATATCGCAGTCAGCGTCCAGAACCTGGAAAAAAAATTCGGAGATTTTACCGCAGTCAACCGGATTAATTTTGAAGTTAATAAGGGTGAAATTTTTGGATTCTTAGGCCCTAACGGCGCGGGTAAATCTACGACTATCAGGATGCTCTGCGGCATTATTTCTCCTACCTCAGGCAGCGGCCGGGTAGGAGGTTTTGATATTATCAAAGAGCAGCATAAAATAAAAGAGCATATCGGCTATATGTCGCAGAAATTTTCTCTTTATAATGATTTGACCGTTGAGGAGAATATTAATTTTTACAGCGGCATATATAAAATTCCGCGTAAGGAGAAAAAAGAGCGCTTTGAGGCGACGATTCGCACCGCAGGATTGGAAGGGATGGAGTCAAGCCTTACTGCTACGCTTGCCGGAGGGTGGAAGCAACGCCTGGCCTTAGGGTGCGCGTTACTGCATAAGCCAAAGATTATATTCCTCGATGAGCCGACCTCAGGGGTTGACCCTATAACCCGCGCTAATTTCTGGGGCATTATAAAGCAGCTGGCTGGTTTAGGTGTAACCGTATTTATCACCACCCATTATATGGATGAGGCGGAGAATACAAACCGTATGGTTTTAATCTACCGCGGCACAATTATCGCCCAGGGCAGCCCACGGGAGATGAAGACTAAATATATGAAGGATGAGGTGCTTGAGATTGCTATAGCTAATTCCCAGGACTGGCTGGATAGGGTTAGTAAAATCGAGGGCGTCAAAGAAGCAGCGCTCTTTGGGGCGACTATCCATACCGTTGTTTATGACAGCAAAAAGGCCATCCCGGCGATAGAGGGATTCCTGCAGAAAGAAAAGGCAGGCGATTTTACCGTAAATAAAATTATGCCTTCTCTGGAAGACGTATTTGTTTCTTCGATAGAAGAATATGACCGTTCAGAATCTAAAAAGAATTAA
- a CDS encoding alpha/beta fold hydrolase, whose product MSVKFYFNFRKKSGFKSADNLSQKNGIFLEGNNGSTVILIHGLTGTPHEMSFLARFLNSRGYATLCPVLANHGEPMEVLKNTTWQECYQSVREAFMKINSGKGLIFVSGLSLGALLALLLAEEFPQRVAGVSCLSPTLFYDGWNAPWYQCFLPLASHTFLKHFSYFKEDSPYGIKNEQLRKVVHRYYNKARISDMEGVARYGYPYFPVTLLYQLRLLVRHLTKKLGYINAPVQLIQAKNDDVTSVKNSQFIYDKIKSEMKEIVLLHDSYHIITADQERDKVAEAMDSFFKRIGGDLKGA is encoded by the coding sequence ATGTCAGTTAAATTCTACTTTAATTTCAGGAAAAAGAGCGGTTTCAAATCAGCGGATAATCTTTCGCAGAAAAACGGGATTTTTTTAGAAGGCAATAACGGCTCTACCGTAATCCTTATCCACGGCCTCACCGGGACTCCCCATGAAATGAGTTTTTTGGCGCGTTTCTTAAACAGCAGAGGATACGCCACTCTCTGCCCGGTCCTGGCAAACCATGGTGAGCCTATGGAGGTATTAAAGAATACCACCTGGCAGGAATGTTATCAGTCAGTGCGTGAGGCCTTTATGAAGATTAACTCAGGAAAAGGATTAATATTTGTGTCGGGTTTATCGCTGGGTGCGCTTTTGGCATTACTCCTTGCGGAGGAATTCCCGCAGAGAGTAGCGGGGGTGAGTTGTTTATCGCCTACATTATTCTATGACGGCTGGAACGCGCCGTGGTATCAGTGTTTCCTGCCTTTAGCATCACATACCTTCTTAAAGCATTTCTCTTATTTTAAAGAAGACTCACCCTATGGCATCAAGAACGAGCAGTTGCGTAAAGTTGTACACAGGTATTATAATAAGGCCCGCATATCCGATATGGAGGGCGTGGCGCGCTACGGTTATCCTTATTTTCCCGTAACCCTCTTATATCAATTGCGCCTTTTAGTGAGACACTTGACTAAAAAACTGGGATATATTAATGCCCCGGTTCAGTTAATACAGGCAAAAAACGACGATGTTACCAGCGTAAAGAATTCGCAATTTATTTACGATAAGATTAAATCCGAAATGAAAGAGATAGTGCTTCTTCATGATTCTTATCATATTATTACCGCTGACCAGGAGCGCGATAAGGTAGCAGAGGCGATGGATAGTTTCTTTAAGCGTATCGGGGGAGATTTAAAAGGTGCGTAA
- a CDS encoding DegT/DnrJ/EryC1/StrS aminotransferase family protein yields the protein MSLLREIPPTAGFPFYAGDILSLFSGQAGKGSLEEDFQSYLGVPFARVTYSGTAAFYFILEAIKTLSPKRTIIIPAFICPLIPLAIKRAGLKILVCDIQKDNFNFDSRQLRELCLSNPDILAIVAVHLGGIPVDFDSMQEITRENKIFIIEDCAQSLGAMYKNKKTGALGDFSFFSLCRGKGLTIYEGGVIVTGETAFAPLIEKTIQRLSHKDPLSEGLKILELFGYWLFYRPRLFWFVFNAPRLFWSWRRQPERAAGEYYTPDFPLHAVSEFRKRIGHLTFTRLDQEINKQRQRVSEYLKLLEDIPGIHLITAPAENYASYPYLTLLFDHPSQKNKAAQILAKTGLGVSIIYLAAINDYAYLKDIIPPQDAPNARYLAQRHISLSTSTFLTKADLDRIAKILS from the coding sequence ATGAGCCTATTACGAGAGATTCCTCCTACCGCAGGGTTTCCTTTTTATGCCGGAGACATCCTCTCCCTCTTTTCAGGACAGGCAGGGAAAGGCTCTTTAGAAGAAGATTTCCAGTCATATCTGGGCGTACCTTTTGCCAGGGTCACTTATTCGGGCACCGCGGCTTTTTATTTTATTTTAGAGGCCATAAAAACACTCTCTCCTAAAAGAACTATTATCATCCCTGCCTTTATCTGCCCCCTCATACCTCTGGCAATAAAAAGGGCCGGATTAAAAATCCTCGTATGCGATATACAGAAAGATAATTTTAATTTCGATTCCCGGCAGCTTAGGGAATTATGCCTAAGTAATCCGGATATCCTGGCGATTGTCGCCGTGCATTTAGGCGGAATACCCGTAGACTTTGATTCTATGCAAGAAATCACCCGGGAAAATAAAATATTTATTATTGAGGACTGTGCCCAATCACTGGGGGCGATGTACAAAAATAAAAAGACCGGGGCACTGGGGGACTTCTCCTTCTTTAGCCTCTGCCGCGGTAAGGGCCTGACTATTTACGAAGGCGGCGTTATTGTCACCGGAGAAACTGCCTTTGCCCCGTTAATTGAAAAAACAATCCAGCGCCTCTCCCATAAAGACCCTCTCTCTGAAGGCTTAAAAATACTGGAATTATTCGGATACTGGCTTTTTTACAGGCCGCGCCTCTTCTGGTTTGTCTTTAATGCCCCCCGGCTCTTTTGGTCCTGGCGCAGGCAGCCAGAGAGGGCAGCCGGAGAATATTATACCCCGGATTTTCCGCTGCATGCAGTATCAGAGTTCAGGAAGAGAATCGGCCACCTGACTTTTACGCGCCTGGATCAGGAAATAAACAAACAAAGGCAAAGAGTATCCGAATACCTAAAATTATTAGAAGATATTCCCGGGATACATTTGATTACCGCGCCCGCAGAAAATTATGCAAGCTATCCCTACCTGACCCTGCTTTTTGATCATCCCTCCCAAAAAAATAAAGCTGCACAAATTTTGGCTAAAACAGGGCTAGGCGTATCTATAATCTACCTTGCGGCCATTAATGATTATGCATATTTAAAAGATATCATCCCGCCCCAGGACGCGCCCAACGCCCGTTACCTCGCCCAAAGGCACATCAGCCTCTCTACCAGCACCTTCCTGACTAAAGCAGACCTGGACCGTATCGCAAAAATACTATCTTAA
- a CDS encoding ABC transporter permease, which produces MFERARAILIKEFKQIFRDPRMKTVIFITPLLQIILFGYAANKDINYVPTAIFDRDNTKESRELLRRFTYSKYFVPERYLNSEKEQNEVLDKGLSSVVIHIDRGFGRDLNAGKDAAVQFSFDGTDSNTAMIIMGYANTIVNNYQVDLMKEEAAASGEVSNMPSVDLRDRAWFNGNLISRNYYLPGVIATIVTVMSLLLSAMAIVKEKEIGTMEQLTVSPLRPIELIIGKLLPFGVIALIQITLITILGVVWFHIPLRGNLLLLLFSTCIYLFTTLGIGLFISTISSTQQEAMMSVFLFYMPTVLLSGFAYPIANMPKVIQWFTIINPLRYFMVVIRSIFLKGVGIDILWTQLMPLFIMGLVVITLSAMKFRKSLG; this is translated from the coding sequence ATGTTTGAACGGGCAAGGGCTATCCTGATAAAGGAATTTAAACAAATCTTCCGCGACCCGCGGATGAAGACAGTTATTTTTATTACCCCGCTTCTGCAGATAATTCTATTTGGCTATGCCGCCAATAAAGATATCAATTATGTCCCCACGGCGATTTTTGACCGTGATAATACCAAGGAGAGCCGTGAGCTCCTGCGCCGGTTCACCTACTCCAAATATTTTGTTCCCGAACGTTATCTCAATAGCGAAAAGGAGCAAAACGAAGTGCTGGATAAGGGGCTATCTAGCGTAGTTATTCACATTGACCGCGGTTTTGGCCGCGACCTTAACGCCGGAAAAGACGCGGCCGTGCAGTTTAGTTTTGACGGCACAGACTCAAATACAGCCATGATTATCATGGGCTATGCCAATACGATAGTAAATAACTATCAGGTTGACCTGATGAAAGAGGAAGCTGCGGCAAGCGGTGAGGTATCAAATATGCCCAGCGTAGATTTGCGGGACCGCGCCTGGTTTAACGGAAACCTCATCTCCAGAAATTATTATCTGCCCGGGGTAATCGCTACCATTGTGACCGTGATGTCTCTTTTATTGAGCGCCATGGCCATAGTAAAAGAGAAGGAGATTGGCACTATGGAGCAGCTGACGGTCAGCCCCCTAAGGCCCATTGAGCTTATTATAGGAAAGCTTCTTCCTTTTGGCGTAATCGCGCTGATCCAGATTACCCTGATTACTATACTGGGTGTAGTCTGGTTTCATATACCTTTAAGAGGAAATTTGCTTTTATTGCTTTTTTCTACCTGTATATATTTGTTCACCACTTTAGGGATAGGCCTGTTTATCTCCACGATATCCTCCACCCAGCAGGAGGCAATGATGTCGGTTTTTCTCTTTTATATGCCGACAGTCCTCTTATCCGGTTTTGCTTACCCCATAGCCAATATGCCCAAGGTTATCCAGTGGTTTACCATTATAAATCCCCTGCGTTATTTTATGGTGGTGATCAGGAGTATATTTCTAAAAGGGGTGGGGATTGATATTCTCTGGACCCAGCTTATGCCATTATTCATTATGGGCCTGGTGGTGATTACCTTAAGCGCCATGAAATTCCGTAAGAGTTTGGGATAG
- a CDS encoding EamA family transporter → MFRKKITFKILLILISSDVLETLTHFCFKKSTFSISSVEIKVLSDILVFLFGVLSSPFLWAGLASVAATFIIWSAILSKIDLSVAVPVCSFSYIAVPLVSIIFLHEKISMLRWVGIIFILIGVIFVSLSSKEKEYQSP, encoded by the coding sequence ATGTTCAGAAAAAAAATAACCTTTAAGATATTACTGATTTTAATCTCTTCGGATGTGCTGGAGACCCTCACGCATTTCTGTTTTAAAAAAAGCACGTTTTCCATAAGCAGCGTTGAAATAAAGGTCCTTTCGGATATCCTCGTTTTTTTATTCGGGGTTTTATCTTCGCCGTTTTTATGGGCCGGCCTGGCATCGGTTGCCGCTACCTTCATCATCTGGTCTGCTATCCTCTCTAAAATAGACCTAAGCGTTGCCGTACCTGTCTGCAGTTTCAGCTATATTGCCGTTCCTTTAGTTTCTATTATTTTCCTGCATGAAAAAATCAGCATGCTGCGCTGGGTGGGGATAATTTTTATTTTAATAGGGGTGATATTTGTTTCCCTTAGCAGCAAAGAAAAGGAGTATCAGTCACCGTGA